The window GCTCAATAGCTTGGCAAAGCCTTCGATCAACTTTTTGGTCCAAGGCCGGTTTTTATGTGCTTCGTAATCATCCAACAGCAAGGATCGTTCACAATCTTTTAAAAAATCCGATTTCATCTGTTGACAAAGGGGTGCATCGTACACAAAGACCTGGGCCTCATAATTTTGTTGAAGGCTCCGATTATCCAGATTGGCCGTTCCAATGCTGGCGATTTCATCGTCACAGAGCATTACTTTGCTGTGCAGAAAACCATCAGCGTAGAGATAAATTTTGATTCCTGCCTTTAGATAGGATTCAAAATACGCCCTTACGCACCAATCCACCAGTTTGATATCGGTGCTGGTCGACATCAATATCCGAACATCCACACCGCTGAGCGCTGCGGTCATTAAGGCCTGTAAAATGGCATGGTTAGGGATAATATAGGGGTTAACGATGTAAAGATATTTCTCCGCACTGTTGATGATGGAAAAATACACCTGTTCCATCACATCAAAATCATCATCCGGACCGCTGGGCACAATTTGTAGGGAAGTATCGCGTTCCAAGGTTTTATGAATGTTGAAGGTAGAAACATCTACCTTTTTCTCGCTCGCCAGAAACCAGTCGGTCACAAACAATCGATTTAAAAAATCTACTGCCTCGCCCTCGATCTTCAAGTGGGTATCGTGCCATTTGCCTAAGGCAGGGTCACCCTTTAGGTATTTATCCGAAATGTTGATACCTCCCGTAAAGCCGATTTTGTTGTCGATTATAATGATTTTTCGATGGTTCCTGTAATTCAATGAAGCCAAGAACCTGCCAAATTTAAAAGGGAGGAATTGGGCCGTTTCCACACCTATTTCGTTTAATTTTTTCAGGTATTTTTTGCTTAGCGAATAACTGCCTATACCATCATATAGTAATCGAACGGTCACATTTTCATTCACTTTACGTTCAAAGACATCCAAAAGCCTATCCGCCAACAGTCCATCCTCAAAAATATAATACTGCAAGTGGATGTGGTCTTGGGCTTCTTCGAGGGCATGGAAGATGTGCTCAAAAGTTTGTTGCCCATCTTTTAAAAGCTCCAAGTCGTTGTGGCAGGTAACTGGGCATTTGGCCGTTTTGGTAATCAAGGAAGTGATTTTGTGCTTGTTTATGGATAGTTTAGGGTCACAATGGATCTCTTCCGATTGTTCCAACGGGCCAAACTCATTTTTGAGGGAAAACATTTTACTTTTTCTCCTGTTCCTGCCAAATAAAAGGTAAAGAAGAATCCCTGCCACCGGAATGGTAAAAATGGCCAGTAACCAAGCCAAGGTTTTGCTGGGCCTGACCCCGTTCAATAACAGGCTTACTACCATGATCAGGGCAATCAATATGTAGAGGCCGATAAGAATGGGAATGAGCATCCGTTGGTATTGAGCTGTTTGAAATACATTGACAAGGTAGTAAAAGTATTTTGCCAATAAAATTGGGCTGGTCAATCATAGGAATGTTAAAATATCACTGATTGATTCATGCCTTTCAAATTATGTGGACAAAAAGTGTAACAAATCTGTAAAAATTGATACCAAAAAATGCGGTCCAGCCACTCACAAAGATGAAAAAGGCGTCTGCTTTTGGATTTTAGGTTAAAATTAACATAAAGCTACAAGAGCACTCCTTAATTTTAAGACCCATGGATTTGAATGGATTATTTTACATACATACCCACCTTTTATCAACTCAGAATAAATCAAATAACTAACATATGAAACGAAGAGATTTTGTACAGTACGCTGGTATGGGTGCAGGGGCCATGATGATGCCCTCGCTTCTTATGGGAAACAATATTCCCGCGGAAGCACTGCTCGAACCAGGGATGGATACCGTACTCAAAAAGAAAATGGCCGATGTTGCCCTTAACACGGCAAAGTCCATGGGAGCCACCTATGCCGATGCAAGGATAGGAAGATACCTGAACCAATATGTCTTTACCAGGGAAGATAAAGTACAGAACGTAGTGAACACCGAATCCTTTGGAATCGGAATCCGTGTGATTGCCAATGGCACCTGGGGATTCGCTTCTACCAACGATGTCACCGAGGATGGGATCAAAAATGCAACCCAACAGGCCGTAGCGATTGCCAAGGCCAATTCTAAAATCCAAAAAGAACCCGTGGTCTTAGCGCCTGTGCAAGGGCATGGCGAGGTTTCGTGGAAAACACCTATCCAAAAGGACTTTAAAGAAGTACCTATTTCCGAAAAAGTGGACCTTTTGTTGAGTGCCAATGCCGCTGCCATGGAAAATGGGGCCAACTTTGTGAACTCTGCCCTCTTTATGGTGAACGAGCAAAAATATTTTGCCTCTACCGATGGGTCGTACATTGACCAAGACGTACACCGTATCTGGCCGACCTTTAACGTGACGGCCATTGACCGTCAGGCGGGTAAATTCAAGAGCCGTCAGGCCTTGAGCGCCCCTATGGGAATGGGTTATGAGTATATGGATGGATTGGAATCCGAAAAATTGTCCGGTCCCGAGGGAATCAAGCTTTACAATAGAAGCTACGATATTGTGGAAGATGCCACCATGGCCGCACAACAGGCCAAGCAAAAGCTTTCTGCAAAATCTGTTGAAGCTGGTAAATACGACCTGGTGTTGGAACCTAATCACCTTGGTTTGACCATCCACGAATCAGTAGGTCACCCACTGGAACTCGACCGTGTGCTTGGATACGAAGCGAATTATGCGGGAACCAGTTTTGCCACCTTGGATAAATGGGAATCCAAGGACTTTAACTACGGAAGCGATATCGTAAACATTGTGGCCGATAAGACCCAGGTAGGATCTTTAGGTGCGGTAGGTTATGATGATGAAGGCGTGAAGACCAAAAAATGGGATTTGATTCGTAACGGAACATTGGTGAACTACCAAGCGATCCGTGACCAAGTCCACATGATTGACCAAAATGAATCACATGGTTGCTGCTACGCCCAGAGTTGGGAAGATGTGCAGTTCCAGCGTATGCCCAATGTTTCCTTGGAACCCGGTACCGAAAAGTACTCGTTGCAGGACATGATCAAGGATGTAGACAAAGGAATCTACATTTTGGGCCGTGGTTCGTATTCCATCGATCAACAGCGTTATAACTTCCAATTTGGAGGAACCTTGTTCTACGAAATCAAGAATGGTGAGATAGCCGGTATGCTGGAAGATGTGGCCTACCAATCCAATACCCAAGAATTTTGGAATTCCTGTGCAAAAATCTGTGACAAAGACGACTACCGATTGTTCGGTTCCTTCTTTGATGGTAAGGGGCAACCCTCCCAAGTCAGTGCCGTTTCCCACGGAAGCTCCACTTCCAGATTTAACGGAATCAATGTAATCAATACAGGTAGGACCATTTAAGGTTTATTCAAATTAAATACTAAGACAATGGCTATATATACTAGAGAAGAAGCAAAAAAGATTTTGGAAAAGGCATTGAGCTTTTCCAAGGCCGATGCCTGCGAAATAAACCTGAGTGGAAGGAACAGCGGAAACATTCGTTACGCACGAAACACCGTGTCCACGGCAGGATATCAATCCAACCAAAGCTTGGTGGTACAATCCAGCTTTGGCAAAAAGGTGGGAACGGCAACCATCGATGAATTTGACGATGCATCCTTGGAAAAAGTGGTCAGAAGGGCAGAGGAGCTCGCGCAATTATCTCCCGAAAACCCTGAGTTTATGCCGCCCTTGGGACCACAAACATACGATGAGGCTATCACATACAAGGAATCGACTGCCAACATCACTCCGGAGTACCGAGCTGAGGTGGCCAATAGCAGTATTGTTCCCGCCGCTGCAAAAGATGTAACTGCAGCAGGCTTTTTGGATGATTCGGCCCAATTTTCGGCCATGATCAATTCCAATGGACTGTTTGCCTACAACCAATCCACCAACGTGGATTTTACGGTGACCATGCGTACCAATGACGGTACAGGTTCCGGTTGGGTGACCCGCGATTATAACGATATTGACAAGTTTGACGCTGCCGAAGCATCAAAAATAGCAATAGACAAGGCAGTGATGTCCCGAGAGGCGCGTGCCATAGAGCCCGGTAAGTACACTGTGATCTTGGAACCGGCCGCATCCGCAGATCTTTTGCGTAATATGTTTGGTTCTTTCAATGCAAGGTCTGCCGATGAAGGAAGAAGCTTTATGTCCGCTAAGGACGGTGGCAATAAATTGGGACAAAAGATTGTGGACGAAAGAGTGAATCTTTGGTCCGATCCCTTACATCCCGATGTGCCTACCTCCACATGGAACGGAGCGGGACAGCCTTTGAAGAAAACCAGTTGGATCGAGAACGGGGTGGTCAAAAACTTGGCCTATGACCGTTACTGGGCAGAGCAAAAGGGTGTTGAGCCCGTGCCCTTCCCAAGCAATGCAATTATGGAAGGCGGCGACGAAAGTTTGGAAGACATGATCAAAGGAACCAAAAAGGGTATTTTGGTGACACGCTTTTGGTATATCCGAAGTGTAGACCCACAAACCTTGCTATATACTGGTTTGACCCGGGACGGAACGTTCTACATTGAAAATGGACAGATCAAATTCCCTGTAAAAAACTTCAGGTTCAATGAGAGTCCAATCATTATGTTGAACAATTTGGAATCGCTCGGGCAACAGGTTCGTGTAAACGGTAACCTGATACCTTACATGAAGATTCGCGACTTTACGTTCACCAGTCTTTCCGACGCGGTATAAGCATAATACACACAACAGACTGGTGGTCGACTTGGTATCGACCGCCAGTTTTTTATTTTGGCAAAGATTTTAGCCTACGACCCAAATGGCATTGGATAACGAATTTTTTTTCACACGCTTGCAGTATGAATCAGGAGATTGGGATGTGGATCAGCGTATGCCCTCCAATTTGCTGAATTCCTTGGTTGAATACACTACACTTAAGGTAGATACACAGGAAAAAATCATCCCGTTGGCCAGTGACGATATCTTTAAAAGCCCGTTTTGTTATATCTCCGGCCATAAACTGGTGCAGTTCACCAAAAAGGAAAGGGAAAATTTTGAAAAGTACGTCCGCAACGGCGGTTTTGTCTTTGCAGATGACTGCAACCACGATATTGACGGTCTTTTTGCTAAATCCTTTGAACGCCAAATGGAAGAAATTTTTGGGGCTGGCGAATTGAAAAAAATTCCCAACGATCACGAAATCTACACCATTTTTTTTGAGTTTGATGATGGTCCACCTACCACTTCCCAAGAATTGAACGGATGGGGAGATGATTTGGTGCACGAATACCTCAAGGCCATCGTCATCAACGGACGCATAGGCGTGCTCTACAGCAACAAGGATTATGGATGCGAATGGGATTACGATTTTAGAAACAAACGATGGTACAAAATCGACAACACCCGTTTCGGGGTCAACATCGTGCTGTACGCATTAACTTCTTAACACTATTGATTTGAACAAAGAACTACAACAAATTGCAAACGAAGTGGAGGGGCTTTCCGAAAAATTATCGGCCCTGAAGCAGGAGATTGGGAAGGTGATCATTGGTCAGGAAGAGACCGTTTCACAGCTGTTGATTACCTTTTTGGCAGGTGGACATGCCTTGCTGGAAGGTGTTCCGGGATTGGCAAAGACCTTGATGATACGGACCCTTTCGGATGCGATTGACCTAAAATTCAAAAGGATTCAGTTTACCCCGGATTTGATGCCATCCGATATTATCGGTACCGAGATACTGGAGGAAGACCACAGTACGGGCAAAAAATTCTTCAAGTTTAATAAAGGCCCTATCTTTTCCAATATCATATTGGCGGATGAGATCAACAGGACCCCTCCCAAAACGCAGGCAGCACTTTTGGAGGCCATGCAGGAGTTTGAGGTGACCTACGGCGATAAAACCTATAAACTGGACAGGCCGTTTTTCATTTTGGCCACCCAAAACCCGATTGAGCAATCAGGGACCTTTGTATTGCCAGAGGCACAACAAGATAGGTTTCTGTTATACATTAAAATTGGCTACCCGACGGATAAAGAAGAAACCGAGATTTTAAAGGCAACCACCGGAACCAAAAAGGCACAATTGAACAAGGTGTTGTCAGGAGAGGACATCATCCGATTACAACAGTTGGTGCGGGAAGTCTCCATCAGCGATGGTCTGATTCAATATGTGAGCGATGTGATACGCGCCACCCGGCCCGACACCACATCAGTCGACTACGTAAAAAAATGGGTGGATTGGGGTGCAGGTCCGCGCGCAGGTCAGGCCATGATCTTGACCGCCAAGGCCAATGCCCTCTTAAATGGAAAATTGGCCGTAACTCTGGAGGACCTACAAACCGTTGCCTTACCCGTGTTGAGACACAGGGTACTGGTCAATTTTAGGGCAGAGGCAGAAGGTACCACTTCGGATACGGTGACCCAGGAAATACTTAAAACCGTTCAAGTTAAGGATAACTAATGGCAACAAGGGACTACCACGACCTTTTAAAACCGGATGTGATCAATACGGTATCGGGCCTCAGCCTGATTTCGCGTATTGTGGTGGAAGGTTTTACCTCCGGTCTGCACCGTAGCAAGAGCGTGGGTCCTGGCATGGAGTTCAGTCAATATCGGGGTTATGAACCCGGTGATGACCTACGATTGCTCGATTGGAAAATGTTGGCCAGATCGGGACGATATTACATCAAACAGTCCGAAGTGGATAGCCATGTAGCCGTTAAGTTTATCGTGGATGCCAGTGATTCCATGGCACACGAGGAGAACGGCATTTCCAAACTGGAATTTGCGCGCGTCATGATCGCCTGTCTTTCCCATTTGGCACAAAAGCAAGGTGATTCCGTGGGACTCTTTGCCCTTAACGAAGATGATTTTGTAAGCATTTATCCCAAAGCGGACAGAAAACACTTTAACAGATTATTGTTGGAGCTGTTGAAGATTTCCACCAAAGGAAAGTGGCCGCAGTTTTCAATTGCCTCAAGAAAAATCCATAATCGGGGCGAAAAGGAACTTGTTTTCTTCCTGACCGATATGTACGAAGATGTTTCCGAGCTCTCCGATTTTGTAAAGAACCTGAAAACCGCACACAACGAGGTCGTGGTAATTCAAATTATGACAGGTGCGGAAATGGATTTCGATTACAAAAAATCCGTCACTTTTGAAGACTTGGAAACCGGAACCAAGGTCAAGGTAGATGTAAACAAGGCCAAAGCTGGGTATTTGAAGGCATTGGACAACAAAATAGGGCAAACCAAGGAGCAATTGCTCTCACAAGGGGTACATTATCATCTGTTTCGGATGGATGATGATTTGGGTGATGCCCTCCAATTATTTTTAAAGGAACGAATTCGGTTGGTGTAAATGGTTTTTGCGAATCCAACATATCTCTGGGCACTTTTGGGACTTTTGGTCCCTTTGGCCATTCATTTGTGGAGCAAAAAGGAGGCAAAGACCATCAAAATCGGAAGTGTTCAGTTGTTGGACGAATCAAATTCACGCCAATCCAGCAGCATTCAATTGAACGAATGGTTGCTCCTGCTGTTACGTATGCTGATTTTGGCACTTATCGTACTGTTGATGGCTTGCCCACAATGGCGTACCAAGGGCAATCAACAACAGGTTACCTATTTGGTGGAGCCTTCGCTGGCCAACGAGCCCACTTTGGCCACCATTTTGGATAGTTTACAAGAAGATGCCTCCGTAAGGTTGTTTGCCAACGGATTTCCGGAATGGGATTTGGATACGGATTACCGAGCGGAACAGGAGACTCCCAACTATTGGCAATTGGCACAACGATTGGATTCCTTGCGTTCGGATAGTTTGGTCGTATTCACTAAAGCATTGGCCAAGGGCATCAAATCCAAACGACCGAACACTCAAAAGAACATCCAATGGGTAGTCACCGAAGGTGAGGAAATTCTTGACCGTCCCCTCATTGCCCTCAAAAACACCGAGGCTGTTCAACTTGTTTCGATTTCCAGCAATAGCATGAGAACCCGCATCAATAAGGAAATGATTAAAGATGGATACCAACTAACAAGGGCAGGAGATAGTTTGCAACTTGGAGAAGGAGCAAATACCATCGTTCCGCTACATAAAATGGATACCCTTCTAATCAATCTGCAAGTGGATGAGGGTTTTGAAAGGGAAGAAAA is drawn from Flagellimonas sp. MMG031 and contains these coding sequences:
- the cls gene encoding cardiolipin synthase produces the protein MLIPILIGLYILIALIMVVSLLLNGVRPSKTLAWLLAIFTIPVAGILLYLLFGRNRRKSKMFSLKNEFGPLEQSEEIHCDPKLSINKHKITSLITKTAKCPVTCHNDLELLKDGQQTFEHIFHALEEAQDHIHLQYYIFEDGLLADRLLDVFERKVNENVTVRLLYDGIGSYSLSKKYLKKLNEIGVETAQFLPFKFGRFLASLNYRNHRKIIIIDNKIGFTGGINISDKYLKGDPALGKWHDTHLKIEGEAVDFLNRLFVTDWFLASEKKVDVSTFNIHKTLERDTSLQIVPSGPDDDFDVMEQVYFSIINSAEKYLYIVNPYIIPNHAILQALMTAALSGVDVRILMSTSTDIKLVDWCVRAYFESYLKAGIKIYLYADGFLHSKVMLCDDEIASIGTANLDNRSLQQNYEAQVFVYDAPLCQQMKSDFLKDCERSLLLDDYEAHKNRPWTKKLIEGFAKLLSPLL
- a CDS encoding BatA domain-containing protein; the encoded protein is MVFANPTYLWALLGLLVPLAIHLWSKKEAKTIKIGSVQLLDESNSRQSSSIQLNEWLLLLLRMLILALIVLLMACPQWRTKGNQQQVTYLVEPSLANEPTLATILDSLQEDASVRLFANGFPEWDLDTDYRAEQETPNYWQLAQRLDSLRSDSLVVFTKALAKGIKSKRPNTQKNIQWVVTEGEEILDRPLIALKNTEAVQLVSISSNSMRTRINKEMIKDGYQLTRAGDSLQLGEGANTIVPLHKMDTLLINLQVDEGFEREEKYLEASFRALSAYLGQPIKVMKDSSSESTDLQVWLSEKSLTTSEGKWLILKPDVMAKQLIEPGPTKNIFHLTSRLNPKNTVEQRFTEQLLGILGVNKEVESLAKNMDRRQMEEASLKPNYVAPKRKRERATLVDISLWVFGLVAGLMLAERLISKYRKQ
- a CDS encoding MoxR family ATPase encodes the protein MNKELQQIANEVEGLSEKLSALKQEIGKVIIGQEETVSQLLITFLAGGHALLEGVPGLAKTLMIRTLSDAIDLKFKRIQFTPDLMPSDIIGTEILEEDHSTGKKFFKFNKGPIFSNIILADEINRTPPKTQAALLEAMQEFEVTYGDKTYKLDRPFFILATQNPIEQSGTFVLPEAQQDRFLLYIKIGYPTDKEETEILKATTGTKKAQLNKVLSGEDIIRLQQLVREVSISDGLIQYVSDVIRATRPDTTSVDYVKKWVDWGAGPRAGQAMILTAKANALLNGKLAVTLEDLQTVALPVLRHRVLVNFRAEAEGTTSDTVTQEILKTVQVKDN
- a CDS encoding TldD/PmbA family protein; the encoded protein is MKRRDFVQYAGMGAGAMMMPSLLMGNNIPAEALLEPGMDTVLKKKMADVALNTAKSMGATYADARIGRYLNQYVFTREDKVQNVVNTESFGIGIRVIANGTWGFASTNDVTEDGIKNATQQAVAIAKANSKIQKEPVVLAPVQGHGEVSWKTPIQKDFKEVPISEKVDLLLSANAAAMENGANFVNSALFMVNEQKYFASTDGSYIDQDVHRIWPTFNVTAIDRQAGKFKSRQALSAPMGMGYEYMDGLESEKLSGPEGIKLYNRSYDIVEDATMAAQQAKQKLSAKSVEAGKYDLVLEPNHLGLTIHESVGHPLELDRVLGYEANYAGTSFATLDKWESKDFNYGSDIVNIVADKTQVGSLGAVGYDDEGVKTKKWDLIRNGTLVNYQAIRDQVHMIDQNESHGCCYAQSWEDVQFQRMPNVSLEPGTEKYSLQDMIKDVDKGIYILGRGSYSIDQQRYNFQFGGTLFYEIKNGEIAGMLEDVAYQSNTQEFWNSCAKICDKDDYRLFGSFFDGKGQPSQVSAVSHGSSTSRFNGINVINTGRTI
- a CDS encoding DUF4159 domain-containing protein, whose product is MDNEFFFTRLQYESGDWDVDQRMPSNLLNSLVEYTTLKVDTQEKIIPLASDDIFKSPFCYISGHKLVQFTKKERENFEKYVRNGGFVFADDCNHDIDGLFAKSFERQMEEIFGAGELKKIPNDHEIYTIFFEFDDGPPTTSQELNGWGDDLVHEYLKAIVINGRIGVLYSNKDYGCEWDYDFRNKRWYKIDNTRFGVNIVLYALTS
- a CDS encoding DUF58 domain-containing protein, with amino-acid sequence MATRDYHDLLKPDVINTVSGLSLISRIVVEGFTSGLHRSKSVGPGMEFSQYRGYEPGDDLRLLDWKMLARSGRYYIKQSEVDSHVAVKFIVDASDSMAHEENGISKLEFARVMIACLSHLAQKQGDSVGLFALNEDDFVSIYPKADRKHFNRLLLELLKISTKGKWPQFSIASRKIHNRGEKELVFFLTDMYEDVSELSDFVKNLKTAHNEVVVIQIMTGAEMDFDYKKSVTFEDLETGTKVKVDVNKAKAGYLKALDNKIGQTKEQLLSQGVHYHLFRMDDDLGDALQLFLKERIRLV
- a CDS encoding TldD/PmbA family protein; translation: MAIYTREEAKKILEKALSFSKADACEINLSGRNSGNIRYARNTVSTAGYQSNQSLVVQSSFGKKVGTATIDEFDDASLEKVVRRAEELAQLSPENPEFMPPLGPQTYDEAITYKESTANITPEYRAEVANSSIVPAAAKDVTAAGFLDDSAQFSAMINSNGLFAYNQSTNVDFTVTMRTNDGTGSGWVTRDYNDIDKFDAAEASKIAIDKAVMSREARAIEPGKYTVILEPAASADLLRNMFGSFNARSADEGRSFMSAKDGGNKLGQKIVDERVNLWSDPLHPDVPTSTWNGAGQPLKKTSWIENGVVKNLAYDRYWAEQKGVEPVPFPSNAIMEGGDESLEDMIKGTKKGILVTRFWYIRSVDPQTLLYTGLTRDGTFYIENGQIKFPVKNFRFNESPIIMLNNLESLGQQVRVNGNLIPYMKIRDFTFTSLSDAV